The DNA region GACGACGTCGAGCCTGCCGAATTCACCCACCGCCTGCGCGATCAGGTCCTCCGCGCCCGCCCAGTCGGCGACATTGGCCGTGTTCGCCACGGCCTTCCCGCCCGCCGCGCGGATCTCGTCGACGACCTCCTGCGCGGGCCCGGCGTCGCTGCCGCTGCCGTCGTTCGACCCGCCGAGGTCGTTGACCACGACGCTCGCGCCCTCCCGCGCGAACAGCAGCGCGTGCTCGCGGCCGATCCCGCGTCCGGCCCCGGTGATGACGGCGACCCGCCCGTCGAGTGCTCCCATGGCTTTGCTCCTACTCCGCGAATTCCGCGAGACCGTCTTTGATCACGACGGTTTCGCCGACGGTGGTTTCGAACGCGTAGCTCCCGGCACCCGCGCTCCAGATGGACGTCGTCAGGTCCTGGCCGGGCAGCACTGGTTTGGCGAACCGGACGGCGAACCGTTTCAGTCTGTCCACATCGGACCCGGCGACCTCGGTCAGCAGCGCCCACGAGGTGAACGCCATGGTGCACAGGCCATGCGCGATAATCCCCGGCAGTCCCGATTCCTTCGCGACCTCTTCGTCGAGATGGATCGGCATGGGGTCGCCGGCGGCGGGCGCGTACCGATACGTCTGGTCGTCGTCGACGTGCTGGTTCACCTTCGCCACCGGCGCCCGCGAACGGAGGTCTTCGTCGAACTTGTGCTCCGGCCCGAGTTCGCCGCGTGTCTCCCCGGTGTCGAACCCGCGCACGAACAGCGTCACGTACTGCTCGTTGACCAGATCGCCGTCGTCGGTCCGGCATTCGAGGTGGATGGTGCCGCGGGTGCCGTTCGGCAAGCCCTCGTAGCCGGTCATCCGCGCTCGTGACACGAGCTTGTCGCCGGGACGGATCGGCCGGTGGAACCGGAATTCCTGCTCCCCGTGCACGATCCGGCCGAACAAGCCGACCGGGACGACCTCGAGCGCGGGTTCCATCAGCGACTCGAACACCGGCACGATCGCGAACACGGGGCTCGCGACGTCACCGGCGAGATGCGCCGGGATCGGGTCGTTGGTGGCCTTCGCGTACTCGATCAGCCGCTCGCGCGTGACCTCGAACCGCGACTCGCCGGTCCACTTGCCGAGCCCGCCGGGGTCGAATCGCTCGGTCACGAGACCAGCGCCTTGAAGTTCTCGAGGGAGGCGTCGAGGTTCTTCTTGCCGTCCTTCTCGACGGCCTTGCCGAGCGCACCGACGATCATCTGGCCGGCGAACTCCGCGTCGATGCTGGCGAGCGAACCGTCTCCGGACGCCTCCACGGACAACTCGAACTTGACCTTCACCCCGGCCATCCCGGTGCCGGAGATCGCCAGCTTCGACGGCGCCTCGAACTCGTCGACGGTCCAGGTGATCGTGTTCGGCATCCCGAGCATCGTGACGACCTCCGAAGCCTGTGCGCCTTTGGAGAATTCGGCCGGGACGTCGCCCTTCCACTTGGTGTGGATTGTCAGCCACTTCTCGAAGTTGTTGGGGTTGGAGAACTCCGCCCACACCTTGTCGGGGGCCGCGGGGAGTTCGACGGAGGCACTGATCTTGCCCATGGTTCTTCCTTTCGGGATCAGCGCTCGGCGCGCTGGTAGGCGGTGACGACGGCGGCGCCGCCGAGTCCGATGTTGTGCTGCAGCGCGGCCTGGAGGCCGTCGACCTGGCGTTTGTCCGCGGTCCCGCGCAGTTGCCAGGTGAGTTCGGCGCATTGCGCGAGGCCGGTGGCGCCGAGCGGGTGTCCCTTGGAGATCAGCCCGCCGGACGGGTTGACGACCCACTTCCCGCCGTAGGTGGTGTCACCGGAGTCGACGAGCTTCCCGGCCTCCCCTTCGGCGCAGAGCCCGAGCGCTTCGTAGAGCAGGAGTTCGTTGGCGGAGAAGCAATCGTGCAGCTCGATGACCTGGAAGTCCTCCGCACCGAGCCCGGCCTGGTCGTACACCTGGCGCGCGGCCTGGACGTTCATGTCGTAGCCGATGATGTTCTTCGCGGTGCCGTCGAAGGTGCTGGCGAAGTCGGTGGTCATCGCCTGCCCGACGATCTCCACGGCCTGCCCGGCCAGCCCATGCGAGTCCACAAAGGACTCACTGGCGAGGATCGCCGCGCCGGAACCGTCCGAGGTCGGCGAGCACTGGAGCTTCGTGAGCGGGTCGTAGATCATCCGCGAGTCCAGGATGTCCTGCAGTGAATAGCTTTCCTGGAACTGCGCGTACGGATTGTTCACCGAATGCCGGTGGTTCTTCTCGCCGATCTTGGCGAAGTGCTCGGCGGTGGTGCCGTAGGTCTTCATGTGTTCGCGGCCCGCCGCGCCGAACATCCACGGCGCGGGCGGGAAGAGCACCTCGGAGATCTCCGCGAGCGCCTGGATGTGCCTGCCCATCGGCTGCTCGCGGTCGTCGTAGGTCGAGCCGAGCGATCCGGGCTGCATCTTCTCGAAGCCGAGCGCGAGCGCGCAGTCCGCGCGGCCGCCCCGGATCGCCTCCGCGGCCAGGTACAGCGCGGTCGACCCGGTCGAGCAGTTGTTGTTGACGTTGACGACCGGGATCCCGGTCATGCCGAGTTCGTAGACCGCGCGCTGCCCCGAGGTCGACTCGCCGTAGACGTAGCCGACGTAGGCCTGCCGCACCTCGTCGAAGGAGATCCCGGCGTCTTCGAGCGCCTTGGTCCCGGATTCCTTCGCCATCTGCGGGTAGTCCCAGCCCTCGCGGCGTCCGGGTTTCTCGAACTTCGTCATGCCCACGCCGACGACGTACACCTTGTTGGCCACCACGACGCTCCTTGTCGTTGCTGTTGGAACTGAAGATACAGACAGGTCTGTATTTATCAACCCTTACATACAGGTCTGAACGGATGTTACTTACGGCACGGTGCGTGTCAGGTGACGCAGACGGGAGGGCCGCACCCCCGTTAAACAGGGAGAACACGACTCACAGGGGGTAACGATGAAACGGACGAGCATGGTCCTGGCGGCCACCGTCGCCGCCGGGCTGCTGTCGACGGGCACCGCCTCGGCAGCCGGTTGGACGATGAGCTACCTACGGCCGCCGGGCGGCGACGCCATCCGGGTGGTGGCCACCGACGGGGCCGGAAGCTACGCGGGGCACTCCGACCGGGGGCTGCTCACCTGGTCGGGCTGGATGGTGCGGAACCACGGCTTCCCGGCGGGCCACGACACGGTCGAAGCCGTGGACGAGAACACCTCGAAGGCGATTCTCACGAACGGGTACGCGATCTCGACGAGGACCAAAAGCTCGTTCGTCTTCCAGAACGGCGGATTCCAGCTGCTGGAGAAGGTCCCGGGGTACGCCCAGACGGTCGTCACGGGGATGAACAACCGCGGCGACATCGTCGGCCACGTGTTCAACGATCCGCGCTATGGCTCGTGGGCGGCGTTCTGGCCGGCCGGCGACCGCGCGCACCCGGTGTTGCTGGACACCCCGCCGTTGCTCAGCCCGGTGGACATCGACCACGACGGCACGATCCTGATGCAGGAGCAGGGCGGCGGTGCCTGGCTCTGGAAGGACGGCACGACACGGCAACTCGTCCCTCCCGAGGGCGTCCGCGAAGCACGCGCCATCGCGATCCGGGACGGCAAGGTGCTGGCGGACACCCAAGGCGGCCAACGGCTTTGGACGGCCTACGACACTTCCATCCCGGTGCCGGAATCCATGACGGTGACCGCGCTCAACGGGTCAGGACTCCTCACGGGCTGCCTGCGGACCATGGGTACCGCCACGATTCCCGCGGCGTGGTCGCCGGGAGGTCCGGTGGAGACGCTTCCCGCGCCGTCCAGCGGTTGCGGCGCGATCGTGAGCGACAACGGGGAAATCATGGGGACCCTGCAGGACGACGACTACTTCGACAAGCTCGTGGTGTGGCGCCGTGGCTAAAGTCGGGGCATGGATCCCGAAGAGCTTCGGCAGCGGTTCTCTCTGCTGACCACCGCACATCTGACCGACGGTTGTGTGCGCGCCGGCGTTCAGGTCCGGTGCGCGCCCACCGGCACGCACTCGGTCGTGCCCGGCGGCCGCGTGGCCGGGCGGGTCACCCCCGCCCGGCACGTCGGCAGTGTCGACGTCTTCCTGGAGGCGTACGAAATCGCGAACCCCGGCGACGTCCTCGTCGTCGACAACGGCGGCAGGCTCGACGAGAGCTGCGTCGGGGACCTCGCGGTCCTCGAAGCGCAGGCGGCCGGGCTGAGCGGCGTGGTCATCTGGGGGCTGCATCGCGACACCGCCGACATCAGGAAGATCGGGCTGCCGGTGTTCAGCCTCGGCTCGATCCCGACCGGCCCGCTCTCGGTCTCCGCCCGCCCGGACGGCGCGCTCGAATCGGCCGTCGTCGGCGAGTGGACGGTGACCCGGGAGGACCTCGTGTTCGGTGACGACGACGGCGTCCTGTTCGTCCCGGCCGGCCGGGCGGACGAGGTCCTGGACCGCGCCGAAGGCATCCGCGACACCGAGCGACGGCAAGCCGACCGGATCCGCGCCGGAGAGTCCCTTCGCGAGCAAGTGCGCTTCGCCGACTTCCTCGCGGAGCGGGCGAAGTCGCCTTCGCTGACGTTTCGGCAGCACCTGCGGGCGGTCGGGGGCGCCATCGAGGAGTAGCAAGGGACCTTTGCTACCACCGGAGGGCCTGACCAGGGAAAACAGGCCTCGGTCAGGCCTCCGGGACCCCCGGCTACGAGGTCTTCGAGCCGCCGAGCCACAGCAGACCGTCGATGACGAAGCGGTTCTGCACCTCACTGGCGAAGGTCGACGAAAGCGGCTGGTTCGTCTCGTAGTTCATCTTGTTGTGGCCGAAGTTGGCGTAGAGCATCTTGTACTTGGCGTTGGTCCAGAGGATCGGGTAGTACCCGCTGTACCAGGACTGGTTCGGGTCGGTCCCGAGTGGGAAGCTCACCGGGTCCACCGACGCGAGGATCCGGATGTCCGGGTTCTTGCGCAGGTCGCTGTTCCAGGCGTACCACTCGCTCACCGACGAGGTGAACGTCGCGGGCAGCCGCGTGGTCGAGGGATGCGGCCGGTTCTCCACCTTCAGCGTCGCCGTCGTCGGGCCCCAGGTGTTGGACTTGAACGCACCCGTGCCGAGGAACCTGTTGTGGTACCAGTCCCAACTGGACGGATTGGTATTGAAGGCGGCCACGTGGAAGCCGAAGAACGCGCCGCCGGCGTTCATGTAGCGCTCGAAGCCCGAACGCTGTGCCGAGGTCTGCGGCAGGTCGTCCAGGAACAGCACGACCTGGTACTGCGAGGGCTGCAGCGAGGTCAGCCGGTTCCAGTCGTTGGTAGCGGTGTAGCCGAAGTTGTTCTGTGAAGCGGTTTTCGGGAACCACTGGTTGGCTTCCTTGACGAAGCTGATGTGCGCCGGGTCGTAGGTGCCGTTGTAGAACGCGAGCACCTTGAACGCGGGCGCCGCCTGTGCCGTCACCGGCGCCAACGCCAGTGCGAGACACGAAACGAACAGCAGAGCGAGCCGGACCGCGAATTTCCTCATACCTCACCACCCATGCCGAGAGTGCGTAAGTTCATAGCTTGAATTAACACATGACGCAGCATCGGTGGTCTAGACCTGCGAGAAATCCGGTTCCCGGTGACCGGAATCGGCCCGGATCGATAACCTGGAGATTATGGAACTGCGGGATATCGAGATCTTCCTGGCGCTGGCCGACGAACTGCATTTCGGCCGCACCGCGGACCGCCTGCACGTCTCGCAGGCGAGGGTGAGCCAGACGATCAAGCAGGTGGAGCGCCGGATCGGCGTCCCACTGTTCGCCCGCACCAGCCGCCGGGTCCGGCTCACGCCGATCGGCGAGCGGCTGCGGGACGACCTCGGCCCCGCCTACCGCGCGCTGCACGAAGGCATCGACCGCGCGATCGCGGCCGGCCGCGGGATCGGCGGCGTGCTGCGGCTGGGCTTCGAAGCGCCCGGCGTCGCCGACCTGACCGAAGACCTGCTGGACCGTTTCCGGCAGCGCTACCCGGACACCGAACTGCTCATCCGCGAGGCCGAATTCGCCGACCCGTTCGCGATGCTGCGATCGGGTGAGATCGACGTCCTGGTGACGCTCCTTCCGGCCGACGAACCCGATCTCACGACCGGACCGGTCGTGTACACCGAACCGATGGTGCTCGCGGTGTCGTCGAAACACCCTTTCGCGCGAAGGAAGTCAGTCACCCTCGACGACCTCGCCCGCGACACCGTCCTTCGCGCGGCGCATCCGCCGGAGCCGTACTGGATCGAAGAACCGCGGCAGTGGCTGACGCCGGCCGGGCATCCCGTGAGCCGGGGCACCCCTTTCGCGACCTTTCAGGAGCTGCTCGCCGCGATCGCCACCGGCGCCGGCATCTGCCCGCTCGCCGCGCACGCGCGGGAGTACTTCAGCCACCCGCGAATCCGCTTCGTGCCCTTCGCCGGCTCACCCGACGTCGAGTGGGGCCTCGTCTGGCCGCACTCCGCCGAGACAGCCCGCGTACAGGCCTTCGCCGCCGTCGCCTCCGCTTCGCGCCCCTGACCTGCGGAAAGAGAGCAAGGGACCTTTGCTACCACGTCCCCGGCGAACAGGGGCGTAGTGGTGCTGACTGACTGTGTGGATTTTGGTGCGTTGGATGACCAGAAATCCACACGGTCACCACGGCGCGGAGAGCAAGGGACCTTTGCTACCACCCGGCGCCCGAACCGACCCCGAACAGCATGAAGGCCCCTTCCCTCGACTGAGCCGAGGGAAGGGGGCCTTCACGGGAAAACTAGCTGACGACCTTCTGCACCCAGTCCTGCTCCAGCTTCACGACCTGCCCGTTCGAGGTGACGGTCGGCGTGCCGAAACCGGGGCCGTTGCCGAAGTCCTGCTGCAGCGACGGGTCCGTCGAGATCTTCTTGTACGCGTCCTGGATCTCCTGCTCGTACGCGCCGCTGTTGACCTTGAGCGCGAAGGCCGGGTCGGTGATGCCGACGTCCTGGCCGAGCTTGATCAGCTGCGCCTTGTCGAACCCGCGCCCGCCTTCCTCCGGCTGGTCCTTGAACAGCGCGTCGTGGAAGGCGAGGAACTTGCCCGCGTCGGCCGCGGCGAGGGAGGCGTTCGCGGAGTCCAGCGAGTAGCCCGGCGGGTCGGAGCGCTGGTTGAGCATCGGCAGCATGTGGTACCGGACCTGCAGGGTCCCGTTGTTCACCTGCTCCTCGATCTGGCCCTTGAACGACTCTTCGAACTGCTTGCAGACCGGGCAGAGGAAGTCGGCGTAGATGTCGATGGTCTTCTTCGCCTCGGGCTTGCCGACGACCACGGCGGCCCCTTCGCGCTTCTCGACGACACCGGGCGCCGAAGCGGTCTGCTGCGCCCCGATCACCTTGCCCTCGGTGCTGTCCTTGCTGGACGTCGTCCAGACGACACCACCGATCACCAGCGCGGCGAGGACGACCACCGCGACGGTGATCGCGACGACCTTCTTCTTGTCGCCGCCGGCGACGCCCCTGGCCTGTGCCACCGAACGCGCCGCCGTCTGCTGCTGCTTGCGTTTCCGAGCGTTGCGCTCAGCTCCACCCACGATTATTCGTTCCCTTCAGCGATACCCACATAGTCGTCGTCGGCGGGGGCCCCGGAGTTCCCGAGCCAGCCGTCCACCGACAGCCAGGTCCGCGGCCGCACGATCAGCCACACACCCAAGAGCGCGAATCCGAGATCCCTGGCGATCTCCTGCGGATACTGCGTCTGATCCGCGGCGATCTGACCGCCACCGCCGAAGCAGCCGCAGTCGATGCTCAGCCCGCGCGCCCAGGATTGGGCGATGGCGGCGATGAGCACCGCGAGCAGCAGCACCGACAGCACCGACACCCACCGGGTGACGAACCCGGCGAGCAGGAACAGGCCGAGCGCCAGTTCGACGAGCGGCATCCCGATCGCGACCGGGCGGACGAGCCCGTCCGGCAGGACATCGAAGGCCTGGACCGCGATGTAGGTCTGCCCCGGATCGCTGATCTTCAGCGCTCCGGAAATCAACCAGACGGCGGCCAGTCCGAGCCGGGCGAGTGTGCCCACGGCGTCGAGTACGACTTGGGGCGGTCTACGCACGGGCCTAGGCTAACCGCCGACCCTGAGAACAACGTGAGGCGGCGGACGGAGGCACCCGATGAGGGGACGCGCCCTGCTGGTGGCCTGCTTGATGCTGGTCACAGCGG from Amycolatopsis sp. EV170708-02-1 includes:
- a CDS encoding MaoC/PaaZ C-terminal domain-containing protein, translated to MTERFDPGGLGKWTGESRFEVTRERLIEYAKATNDPIPAHLAGDVASPVFAIVPVFESLMEPALEVVPVGLFGRIVHGEQEFRFHRPIRPGDKLVSRARMTGYEGLPNGTRGTIHLECRTDDGDLVNEQYVTLFVRGFDTGETRGELGPEHKFDEDLRSRAPVAKVNQHVDDDQTYRYAPAAGDPMPIHLDEEVAKESGLPGIIAHGLCTMAFTSWALLTEVAGSDVDRLKRFAVRFAKPVLPGQDLTTSIWSAGAGSYAFETTVGETVVIKDGLAEFAE
- a CDS encoding SRPBCC family protein gives rise to the protein MGKISASVELPAAPDKVWAEFSNPNNFEKWLTIHTKWKGDVPAEFSKGAQASEVVTMLGMPNTITWTVDEFEAPSKLAISGTGMAGVKVKFELSVEASGDGSLASIDAEFAGQMIVGALGKAVEKDGKKNLDASLENFKALVS
- a CDS encoding lipid-transfer protein — protein: MVANKVYVVGVGMTKFEKPGRREGWDYPQMAKESGTKALEDAGISFDEVRQAYVGYVYGESTSGQRAVYELGMTGIPVVNVNNNCSTGSTALYLAAEAIRGGRADCALALGFEKMQPGSLGSTYDDREQPMGRHIQALAEISEVLFPPAPWMFGAAGREHMKTYGTTAEHFAKIGEKNHRHSVNNPYAQFQESYSLQDILDSRMIYDPLTKLQCSPTSDGSGAAILASESFVDSHGLAGQAVEIVGQAMTTDFASTFDGTAKNIIGYDMNVQAARQVYDQAGLGAEDFQVIELHDCFSANELLLYEALGLCAEGEAGKLVDSGDTTYGGKWVVNPSGGLISKGHPLGATGLAQCAELTWQLRGTADKRQVDGLQAALQHNIGLGGAAVVTAYQRAER
- a CDS encoding RraA family protein, coding for MDPEELRQRFSLLTTAHLTDGCVRAGVQVRCAPTGTHSVVPGGRVAGRVTPARHVGSVDVFLEAYEIANPGDVLVVDNGGRLDESCVGDLAVLEAQAAGLSGVVIWGLHRDTADIRKIGLPVFSLGSIPTGPLSVSARPDGALESAVVGEWTVTREDLVFGDDDGVLFVPAGRADEVLDRAEGIRDTERRQADRIRAGESLREQVRFADFLAERAKSPSLTFRQHLRAVGGAIEE
- a CDS encoding ThuA domain-containing protein, which produces MRKFAVRLALLFVSCLALALAPVTAQAAPAFKVLAFYNGTYDPAHISFVKEANQWFPKTASQNNFGYTATNDWNRLTSLQPSQYQVVLFLDDLPQTSAQRSGFERYMNAGGAFFGFHVAAFNTNPSSWDWYHNRFLGTGAFKSNTWGPTTATLKVENRPHPSTTRLPATFTSSVSEWYAWNSDLRKNPDIRILASVDPVSFPLGTDPNQSWYSGYYPILWTNAKYKMLYANFGHNKMNYETNQPLSSTFASEVQNRFVIDGLLWLGGSKTS
- a CDS encoding LysR family transcriptional regulator — protein: MELRDIEIFLALADELHFGRTADRLHVSQARVSQTIKQVERRIGVPLFARTSRRVRLTPIGERLRDDLGPAYRALHEGIDRAIAAGRGIGGVLRLGFEAPGVADLTEDLLDRFRQRYPDTELLIREAEFADPFAMLRSGEIDVLVTLLPADEPDLTTGPVVYTEPMVLAVSSKHPFARRKSVTLDDLARDTVLRAAHPPEPYWIEEPRQWLTPAGHPVSRGTPFATFQELLAAIATGAGICPLAAHAREYFSHPRIRFVPFAGSPDVEWGLVWPHSAETARVQAFAAVASASRP
- a CDS encoding thioredoxin domain-containing protein, which codes for MGGAERNARKRKQQQTAARSVAQARGVAGGDKKKVVAITVAVVVLAALVIGGVVWTTSSKDSTEGKVIGAQQTASAPGVVEKREGAAVVVGKPEAKKTIDIYADFLCPVCKQFEESFKGQIEEQVNNGTLQVRYHMLPMLNQRSDPPGYSLDSANASLAAADAGKFLAFHDALFKDQPEEGGRGFDKAQLIKLGQDVGITDPAFALKVNSGAYEQEIQDAYKKISTDPSLQQDFGNGPGFGTPTVTSNGQVVKLEQDWVQKVVS
- a CDS encoding MauE/DoxX family redox-associated membrane protein, translated to MGTLARLGLAAVWLISGALKISDPGQTYIAVQAFDVLPDGLVRPVAIGMPLVELALGLFLLAGFVTRWVSVLSVLLLAVLIAAIAQSWARGLSIDCGCFGGGGQIAADQTQYPQEIARDLGFALLGVWLIVRPRTWLSVDGWLGNSGAPADDDYVGIAEGNE